The DNA region GGTGAGCTTCGACTGGCTGGGCACGGTCGCGCGGCTCGACGCATGCGGAAATCCTGTCTGGCAGCGGGAGGGCTTTTATCACCATTCCTTCGAACCCGCCGCCGACGGCGGCATTTGGACATGGTGGGGAGAGCTCACCGCCTACGGTCAGATCCAGGACATCCTGAAGTTTGACCCGGAGACCGGCGAGGACATCACGCGCATTTCCTTCACCGAGGACGTCGTCATGCGGGACGCGCAATCCGCGCTTCTCTATTCCTTCCTGCCGGGCGCCGCGTTCACGCCCGACGACGAGAACCCGCTGGATATCTTTCACCCCAATGATGCCGAGGAGCTCCTGCCGGAGATGGCAGACGCCTTTCCGATGCTTGCCGCAGGCGATCTCATGCTGTCGATCCGGGAGCTCGATCTCGTGACGATCATCGACCCGGAGACCGGCGAAACGAAGTGGTCTCAACAGGGGCCGTGGCTCAAGCAGCACGATCCGGATTTCCTCCCGGACGGGACGATCTCGGTGTACAACAACAGCCGCTTCCGCCCGAACTCGTCGATCATGGTCATCGATCCGACGACCCGCGAGGTGACGAATCCGATCCCCGGCCTCGACGTGCCCTTCAAGAGCGCCTTCCGCGGCAAGCACCAGCATCT from Pseudomonadota bacterium includes:
- a CDS encoding arylsulfotransferase family protein, translated to MAENQGDRIARAISRGAGLLIIAGLIYALGARAERNDAWPLSSVRDATTIITGLIRDGEVIPPGRRVPAPAGAPRERVTFHDAGAAVGEGHYALLGWDVAAGHYGLFFHAIDGTLLHTTPIDEMSFDARAEHNSNAPHAMQMLPDGSVLVSFDWLGTVARLDACGNPVWQREGFYHHSFEPAADGGIWTWWGELTAYGQIQDILKFDPETGEDITRISFTEDVVMRDAQSALLYSFLPGAAFTPDDENPLDIFHPNDAEELLPEMADAFPMLAAGDLMLSIRELDLVTIIDPETGETKWSQQGPWLKQHDPDFLPDGTISVYNNSRFRPNSSIMVIDPTTREVTNPIPGLDVPFKSAFRGKHQHLPNGNILITIPEQGQVLEVTADGAVAVEFNNPAAREGFNEDIVNAKWYAPGYFETLPACGG